A window of Acidobacteriota bacterium genomic DNA:
GGCGGGCGTGCTGGTCACCGAGGAGACCCGCATGGCCAAGTCCGAGCGCGGTGCGGGCGGGTCGCCCGGACCGCATGGAACGAAGGAGGAAAACCGTGAGTGATACAGGCAAGCGCGACAAGGGCATCGCCCTGTTCAAGAAGCTGACCGAGGGCCAGGAGCAGATTTCCTACCAGCACGAAGGTGAAGTCGCCGGCGTCGGCGAAGCGGCGGCGATAGAAGTCGTAGGCGGCGTCCGCATCCAGATGATCCAGGGTCTCCGGGCTCACCGGCTGACGGCGGGGATGGTCACCGCCGAGGCGTAGCAACCACTCGTCCTCGAAGACCGCCGCCGGCTCCGCCCGGCGATTCTCCAAGAGCGGCCGCATGCGGTTGACGAAGGAGGCCAGGGCCTGGGGATCCTTGCGCGGGGCGGTGAAGCGGAGATAGGTCAGCTGCAGCAGCGTCTCCAGGTCGCTGGCGGCGGCGCTGCCGGTGACGCCTTCCTCGAGCTCCGAGATGAAGGTGCCTGCCTGGGCGACGGTGCCCGCCAGGACCTTGTCCAGCTCACCGCGGTCGAACTCTCCCAAGCCGCCCAGACCCATGGCCTCGGCAGCGAAGCTGGCGGAGACGAACTCCTCCTCCGAGGCCAGGGAATGGCCGCCGGGGCTGAAGCCCGAGAGCAGGATCTCGTCGTTCTGGAAGTCCGTGGGCTTGAGGATCACCCGCGCGCCGTTGCCCAGCTGGAGGATGGTCAGGCCCAGCTCCGGCAGCGTCTCGGTGGCCGTCAGGGTGCCACCGGTGGGGACGGAGGCGAGGAGGGGGCGATCCGGGGTGGTGTCGACGTAGGGCTCGATGGTCCGTTGCTGGACCCGCTGGAAGACCGCCAGCAGCGCTTCGCGGTCCGGCAGGCCAGCTTCTTCCGATGCCTCCGGTTCCGGACCACTGACCAAGATCACCCGACCCGGGTCCTCGACCTCCGACTCGTCCTCCGGATCCATCCCGTCCTCCGGATCCATACCGGCGAGGCGCAGGTCTTCCAGGGTGAGGGTGGGCAGCAGAGCGCGCACCAGCTCCAGCTCCGTCTCGACGCCGGGGCTGGGGTCGCCGGTGAGGAAGTGGTCGACATAGCCGGGCACCAGGCCGGCGGAGCTGCGGCGGTCCCGTTCTTCGTAGGCTTGTTCGTAGAGCCGCAGCAGGTCTTTGGCCACCCGCTCCAGCTCCGTCTCGGTGAAGCCGTGGCGCCGGGCGCGCTCGATCTCCACCAGCAGCGCCTCCAGCCCGCTCTC
This region includes:
- a CDS encoding insulinase family protein, whose translation is MSGCASLSEPPSQTEPLTEEWVPVSSSEEPVSSSEEATESAPLPELDSQVLHGRLDNGLAFYVRANPKPEARAELRLVVNAGSVLEAEDERGLAHFVEHMAFNGTERFEHQELVSFVESLGMRFGADLNATTSFDETVYALTVPTDDEQTLETALEVLHEWAQGIRFDSEEVEQEKGVVLEEWRSGLGVSSRLREQQLPLLFRDSLYAERLPIGDPESIRAVDAEQLRAFYRRWYRPELMAVVAVGDFEPETMVEEIRQRFSAPWGPEDAPPRPTVAVPAPEETLFSAVTDPELTSTQIAVYTRRPPLRLDTRQDYRRELAELLRHSLLGQRLTEISRQTDPPFLWAQSTTLELVRGQRVEAQLAGVRAGAVESGLEALLVEIERARRHGFTETELERVAKDLLRLYEQAYEERDRRSSAGLVPGYVDHFLTGDPSPGVETELELVRALLPTLTLEDLRLAGMDPEDGMDPEDESEVEDPGRVILVSGPEPEASEEAGLPDREALLAVFQRVQQRTIEPYVDTTPDRPLLASVPTGGTLTATETLPELGLTILQLGNGARVILKPTDFQNDEILLSGFSPGGHSLASEEEFVSASFAAEAMGLGGLGEFDRGELDKVLAGTVAQAGTFISELEEGVTGSAAASDLETLLQLTYLRFTAPRKDPQALASFVNRMRPLLENRRAEPAAVFEDEWLLRLGGDHPRRQPVSPETLDHLDADAAYDFYRRRFADAGDFTFVLVGNLLLALGQLLEQGDALVALACITHGFPPSFHAVRATRPHRARTWPCGSPR